The Palaemon carinicauda isolate YSFRI2023 chromosome 33, ASM3689809v2, whole genome shotgun sequence genome contains a region encoding:
- the LOC137626093 gene encoding uncharacterized protein: MADMMRAIQALGERVESLASDRNQLMADVKELKCKSAVGSDKVSDSVVDSVALEGSSVRACRPPSPGPLASSQVQGRSNVVRQMGSRGFNQRTDVPSVVSGVSTQDRPHHTKTREPIYTSSAEEVSRKKPWTKVSRPLKRKSVPSAQVQRPSCSHWVSSDSLQSSDDCSPPNRGKAVPPQTVSPSVAAPAPADPKWSLLQSMQSQLTSLMQDLRAEKVAAAPASTASCLQPTTHSVVRPVDAEATFLRTPVERVPPPMRSSVPCQPHVDVQRRTEPSVDVREVQQPSELFCFDAVRQPPQPSVVATAHPHQARQSGVDAVRPRAAMVVVSSQIGQQFHDVASGSVTRAPVRPDSANQPLPTPLPLPPQYSDDGLSDDDGAAHVDEPHSDLDEPKSTQPSLDFRKVLALFKEMFPDQFVSVAPRSPPSEFVLGMPSSSPAFTRLVLARSSKRALRVIGEWMQSKKSLGKTAFTFPPARLSSRSSVWYATGEVLGLGVPASAQGDFSSLVDSPRRLAMRRSKICWSSSDLDHLLKGIFRAFEVFNFLDWCLGALSRKISPTEKETSLLIMSCMDKAVRDGSNELAASFVSGVLKKRENLCSFLSAGVTPCQRSELLFAPLSKCLFPEDLIKEIAASLIQKDTHDLVASSARKATPLPNLSARPRMDTPASRFIPPFRGRASSRGGARAEGRRGKKKGTKSFKGRV; encoded by the exons atggctgatatgatgcgtgccatccaagctctgggtgagagagttgagtcactggctagtgaccgtaatcagctcatggcagatgtcaaggagctgaagtgtaaaagtgcagtgggaagtgacaaagtgagtgatagtgttgtggatagtgttgcgcttgagggttcgtctgttcgtgcctgtcgtcctcctagtccgggacctcttgcaagctcccaagtccaggggagaagcaatgtcgtacgacaaatgggttcgagaggctttaatcagcgaacagacgttccctctgtggtttcgggcgtatctacccaagatcgcccccaccacacaaagacgagagagcccatttatacctcgtctgcggaagaggtttctcgcaagaaaccatggaccaaggtctcacgaccgttgaagcgcaagtcggtcccttccgcgcaagtccaacggcccagttgtagccactgggtcagttcggactcgctgcagtcatccgatgactgctcacctcctaatagaggcaaagcggtaccgcctcagacagtttcaccgtctgtcgccgcacctgctcctgcagaccctaagtggtctttgctgcagagcatgcagtcccaattaacgtctctgatgcaggacttgcgtgcggagaag gttgctgctgcaccagctagtacagcctcttgcctacaaccaaccacacactcggttgtgcgtcctgtggacgctgaggcgaccttcttgcgcactccagttgagagagttccgccacccatgcgttccagtgtgccctgccagccgcatgttgacgttcagcgacgcacggagccttccgttgacgttcgtgaggtacaacaaccgtcagagttgttttgttttgacgcggtgcgtcaacctccgcaacccagtgtggttgccactgctcacccacatcaggctagacagtctggagtagacgctgtgcgtccccgcgctgctatggttgttgtcAGCTCACAGattgggcaacagttccatgacgttgcgtccggttcagtcacgcgtgcacctgtgcgaccggactcagctaaccagccgttacctactccattgccgcttcctccacaatactcggatgatggtctttctgatgatgatggtgctgcacacgtagatgaaccacattcggatcttgacgagcctaagtctacgcaaccctctttggactttaggaaggttttagcactgttcaaagagatgtttccggaccagtttgtgtctgtggctccgcgctctcctccgtcagagtttgttttaggtatgccgtcatcctcgcctgcctttactagactcgtcctcgcacgctcgtccaagagagctttacgagtgataggagaatggatgcagtccaaaaagagtctagggaagacagcctttacgtttccccctgctagactctcttctagatcgagcgtctggtatgccacgggagaagttctcggcttgggagttcctgcctctgcccagggcgacttctcaagtcttgtagactctccccgccggctagccatgagacgctcaaagatatgttggtcatcttcggacctggaccaccttttgaaagggatatttagagccttcgaggtcttcaactttttagactggtgtctgggagctctaagcaggaagatctctccgacagagaaggagacttcattgctcatcatgtcctgcatggacaaggccgtacgtgacggatctaatgagcttgctgcatctttcgtgtccggagtcctcaagaagcgtgagaacctttgctctttcctgtcagctggagttacaccttgccaaagatccgaacttctgtttgctcctctttccaagtgcctctttccagaggacctgattaaggagattgctgcttctttgatacagaaggatactcatgatctggttgcgtcctctgctcgcaaagccacccctttgcctaacttgtcagctagaccaaggatggacactccagcgtcccgatttattccgccctttcgtggcagagcctccagcagaggaggtgctcgtgccgaagggagacgtggaaagaagaaaggaaccaagtcctttaaaggcagagtctga